One genomic window of Vibrio ziniensis includes the following:
- a CDS encoding branched-chain amino acid aminotransferase — MAAFGTVFMPKMALATFENNQWSDAEIVASDSISLHPGAHVLHYSSTCFEGLKAFRHEDGSVHVFRMDQNVNRFAQSSKLLSLPEVNKEQLSKMIVDVVAEFASEVPAPPGSMYIRPTHIGTEAAVGKAAAPSLSSMMYVLLSPVGDYFAGGASALRLLLDETGQRCAPHMGMIKSGGNYASALSPTLEAKAKYKADQVLFCPNGYITETGAANFLLVDGNEIITKALDSSFLHGVTRSSILTIAKDLGMTVSEREVSVEELLERAAKPGVEAMLSGTAAVLTSVGTFIHNGEDVKVGSGEVGPIAQKLRQALNDIQWGKAPDTHNWLTKIA; from the coding sequence ATGGCGGCTTTTGGTACTGTATTTATGCCTAAGATGGCATTAGCAACATTCGAAAATAATCAATGGTCAGACGCAGAAATCGTAGCTTCTGACAGCATCTCGCTTCATCCAGGTGCTCACGTCTTGCACTATTCAAGTACGTGTTTTGAAGGTTTAAAAGCATTCCGTCACGAAGATGGTAGCGTGCACGTCTTTCGAATGGACCAAAACGTCAACCGTTTCGCACAAAGCAGTAAACTGCTTTCTCTACCAGAAGTGAATAAAGAACAACTTTCAAAGATGATCGTTGATGTTGTTGCTGAGTTCGCTTCAGAAGTACCTGCTCCTCCAGGTTCTATGTACATTCGTCCAACACACATTGGTACTGAAGCGGCTGTGGGTAAAGCAGCTGCCCCATCTCTTTCATCTATGATGTATGTGCTACTCTCTCCAGTGGGTGACTACTTCGCTGGTGGCGCAAGTGCGCTGCGTCTTCTACTTGACGAAACAGGTCAACGTTGTGCGCCGCATATGGGTATGATCAAGAGTGGTGGCAACTACGCAAGTGCTCTCTCTCCGACACTAGAAGCAAAAGCAAAATACAAAGCTGACCAAGTTCTGTTCTGTCCAAACGGCTACATTACAGAAACAGGTGCTGCAAACTTCCTTTTGGTTGATGGCAACGAAATCATTACTAAAGCTTTGGATTCAAGCTTCCTACACGGTGTAACTCGCTCAAGTATCCTGACTATCGCTAAAGATCTAGGCATGACAGTAAGCGAGCGCGAAGTTTCTGTAGAAGAACTTCTAGAGCGCGCTGCAAAACCGGGTGTAGAAGCGATGCTTTCTGGTACAGCTGCGGTACTAACATCTGTAGGTACATTTATCCACAACGGTGAAGATGTGAAAGTAGGCAGCGGTGAAGTTGGTCCTATTGCGCAGAAACTTCGTCAAGCACTGAACGATATTCAGTGGGGCAAAGCACCTGACACTCACAACTGGCTAACTAAGATTGCTTAA
- a CDS encoding heparin lyase I family protein: MMHKLAIVIFVMISIQGCSSVTSETFGSFKRSLNSKSYGYQVVEDPIDHNNRSQVDYFEVRDGDCSSTSGWNDCSNDRERSELMQRSGYQVNGSEYWYAWEIFFPDDYNSIFPSKTVLGQFHQVNGSPVFLFQNQSFNVRDWSTISQGGYHLDRQLKGETQKFWELIPEENLRGKWHRIELHVKWSREKDGFFHVWVNNEKMAGYYGPTMDKSQVYFKYGIYRSFVSRYKDVNKADVVPTQKVYYRNVARGYSRDSIQPKQLLSVQTSEIDLKATN; this comes from the coding sequence ATGATGCATAAATTGGCGATAGTTATATTTGTCATGATTTCTATTCAAGGCTGCTCCTCCGTGACAAGCGAAACTTTTGGTTCATTTAAACGTTCATTGAACAGTAAGTCATACGGCTATCAAGTGGTTGAAGACCCGATTGACCATAACAATAGGTCCCAAGTTGATTACTTTGAAGTGCGAGATGGAGATTGTTCGAGTACGTCAGGGTGGAACGATTGTAGCAATGATCGTGAACGTAGTGAGTTGATGCAACGATCTGGATACCAAGTTAACGGTAGTGAATATTGGTACGCTTGGGAGATTTTCTTTCCTGATGATTACAACAGTATTTTCCCTAGTAAAACTGTGTTGGGTCAGTTTCATCAAGTTAATGGTTCTCCAGTTTTTCTATTCCAAAACCAAAGTTTTAATGTAAGAGACTGGTCGACGATTTCGCAGGGAGGCTATCACCTTGATCGTCAGCTCAAGGGTGAAACCCAGAAATTTTGGGAGCTTATACCTGAAGAAAATCTACGTGGTAAATGGCATCGAATCGAATTACATGTGAAATGGTCTCGAGAAAAAGACGGTTTCTTCCATGTTTGGGTAAATAACGAAAAAATGGCTGGCTACTATGGCCCAACAATGGACAAGTCTCAAGTCTATTTCAAATATGGTATTTATCGTAGTTTCGTATCCCGATATAAGGATGTAAACAAAGCGGACGTTGTTCCAACACAGAAGGTTTACTATCGAAATGTTGCTCGTGGATATAGCAGAGATTCCATTCAGCCAAAGCAGCTTCTTTCTGTGCAGACGTCTGAAATTGATTTAAAAGCTACTAACTAG
- a CDS encoding TRAP transporter large permease, with the protein MEPNEWIVIAMFGSFILLLFTGIPVAYVLGGIGVFFAGVGYLADIYLDTFTGLNFTSLGLVVNRIYKIMDNWILVALPMFIFMGNMLDKSGIAEKLMASMQALFGKVHGGLAVTVMAIGIILAASTGIIGASVVLLAVMSLPTMIRQGYHLPLALGTVASAGTLGILLPPSIMLVIMADQLGLSVGDLFMGAVIPGLLLGLFYILYILFVGKMNPVKAPIPEDIQPVEWSLILQVFKDITPTVILIFVVLGSIFAGIATPTEASGIGALGATLLAVYNKKLNLKVVKEVVLASYGTTAYIFMIFLGASCFALVLRELGGDELIESFLRGLPFGPYGIIAFILMIVFFLGFFLDWIEITLIALPLLAPVVKSLGFELDGHGVVDDPSLVWFVMLVAMALQTSFLTPPVGFALFYLKGVCPEDVTLKDIYRGVVPFILIQLFALVCLVVWPQLVLWFPSVAYG; encoded by the coding sequence ATGGAACCAAATGAGTGGATTGTAATCGCGATGTTCGGCTCGTTTATCCTGCTTCTATTTACTGGGATTCCTGTAGCCTATGTTTTAGGTGGTATTGGCGTATTCTTTGCGGGTGTTGGGTACCTCGCGGATATTTATCTCGATACTTTTACCGGATTGAACTTCACCAGCCTTGGCTTAGTGGTAAACCGCATTTACAAAATCATGGATAACTGGATTTTGGTCGCGCTTCCAATGTTCATTTTCATGGGCAATATGCTGGATAAATCAGGAATTGCCGAAAAACTGATGGCATCCATGCAAGCACTATTTGGTAAAGTTCATGGTGGACTTGCGGTCACGGTAATGGCGATAGGCATCATTCTCGCAGCTTCAACGGGCATCATTGGTGCGTCGGTTGTGCTTCTCGCGGTAATGTCACTGCCTACCATGATACGTCAAGGCTACCACCTACCTCTGGCTCTTGGCACAGTGGCATCCGCTGGCACTTTGGGAATCCTTCTCCCACCTTCCATTATGTTGGTCATCATGGCAGACCAGCTCGGACTGTCTGTGGGTGACCTTTTTATGGGTGCAGTTATTCCGGGGTTATTGTTAGGTCTGTTCTATATCCTCTACATTTTGTTCGTCGGTAAGATGAACCCAGTGAAAGCACCGATCCCAGAAGACATTCAACCGGTTGAATGGAGTCTAATTCTGCAAGTGTTCAAAGACATCACACCAACGGTAATACTGATCTTTGTAGTGCTGGGTTCAATCTTCGCAGGTATCGCAACACCGACCGAAGCTTCTGGCATTGGTGCACTAGGTGCAACTTTACTTGCTGTCTACAACAAGAAACTCAATCTGAAAGTTGTTAAAGAAGTGGTGTTAGCTTCCTACGGTACGACGGCTTACATCTTTATGATTTTTCTAGGGGCATCTTGCTTCGCACTCGTTCTGCGCGAGTTGGGTGGCGACGAACTGATTGAGAGTTTCCTAAGAGGATTACCATTTGGTCCATACGGCATTATTGCGTTTATTTTGATGATTGTGTTCTTCCTAGGTTTCTTCCTAGACTGGATTGAAATCACCTTAATTGCGCTGCCATTACTAGCACCAGTAGTAAAAAGTTTGGGTTTCGAACTGGACGGTCACGGCGTGGTTGATGATCCTTCATTGGTTTGGTTTGTGATGTTGGTGGCCATGGCGCTTCAAACCAGCTTCTTAACACCGCCAGTGGGATTTGCCCTGTTCTATCTCAAAGGTGTTTGCCCTGAAGACGTAACCCTGAAAGATATCTACCGAGGCGTAGTACCTTTCATTTTGATTCAACTATTTGCTCTGGTTTGTCTCGTCGTTTGGCCGCAACTGGTACTGTGGTTTCCAAGTGTGGCTTATGGGTAA
- a CDS encoding TRAP transporter small permease subunit, translating to MSKVLCSTPPIPVYYHIERVVQSASKILAWTNVFLIGVIVLQVILRKVFSNGQITLEELQWHLYATAVMFGTAYAQISDMHVRVDLFYHKFSERKKAIIDLLGLLLLAAPFVIVVIIHSYDFTYESWRVNESSASPSGLPYRWIIKSVIPISFSLLLLSMLAKVLRNLEIIYKGNSHGTK from the coding sequence ATGAGTAAGGTGTTATGCTCAACCCCACCTATTCCTGTTTACTACCACATCGAAAGAGTTGTTCAGTCTGCGAGTAAAATTCTTGCTTGGACTAACGTATTTCTTATCGGTGTTATCGTTCTTCAAGTTATTTTGCGCAAAGTCTTTTCTAACGGGCAGATCACGTTGGAAGAATTGCAATGGCATTTGTATGCGACCGCCGTTATGTTCGGCACCGCGTACGCGCAAATAAGCGATATGCATGTGCGAGTCGACCTTTTTTACCACAAGTTTAGTGAGCGCAAAAAAGCGATTATTGACTTGCTAGGTCTGCTGCTTCTGGCAGCACCGTTTGTGATTGTAGTGATCATCCATTCCTACGACTTCACCTATGAGTCTTGGCGAGTGAATGAAAGCTCGGCTTCCCCTTCTGGTTTGCCTTATCGCTGGATAATCAAAAGTGTTATTCCAATCAGTTTCTCACTATTGCTGCTTTCAATGCTGGCAAAAGTGCTGCGCAATTTAGAAATCATTTACAAAGGAAATAGCCATGGAACCAAATGA
- a CDS encoding TRAP transporter substrate-binding protein, whose translation MNLKKAAIATAIALTSVGLSLSAHAEDKKILLKTPIAFGSHLPALGTPIQWYADHIGQTSGGTVKMKIYEPGKLVNPAEILDAVSTGKVNSGYSTAGYWQGKLPASALFSAVPFGPEAGEYMAWMYFGNGLKLYQEMYDQGGYNVKVLPCAIISPESSGWFRKPIDKPEDLKGLNMRFFGLGASVMEKLGAGTVQLPGGEIFGALEKGAIDASEFSQPAIDERLGFHKVAKYNYFPGWHQQSTIFELLINKDTWNEMSQTQHDAIETTCMASMTYSIAEGEAIQFTAMEKAKQNGVEIRYWSKEMLDLFKKTWLEVVEEKKSEDPFFDKVWTDLSTFRQGYALWQANGFLPRATLE comes from the coding sequence ATGAATTTGAAAAAAGCTGCCATTGCAACTGCCATTGCTTTAACGTCAGTTGGACTTTCACTTAGTGCACATGCTGAAGACAAAAAGATCCTCCTGAAAACTCCGATTGCTTTCGGCAGCCACTTACCAGCATTGGGTACGCCAATTCAATGGTACGCAGACCACATCGGTCAAACGTCTGGTGGCACAGTCAAAATGAAAATTTATGAGCCGGGTAAACTGGTTAACCCTGCTGAAATTTTAGATGCGGTTTCTACCGGCAAAGTAAACTCTGGCTATTCAACCGCTGGCTACTGGCAAGGCAAACTACCGGCTTCCGCGCTGTTTTCTGCGGTTCCTTTTGGACCAGAAGCGGGTGAATACATGGCTTGGATGTACTTCGGCAATGGCTTGAAGCTATATCAAGAAATGTATGACCAAGGTGGCTACAACGTAAAAGTTCTGCCATGCGCAATCATCTCCCCTGAATCTTCAGGTTGGTTTAGAAAACCAATCGACAAACCAGAAGATTTAAAAGGTCTGAACATGCGTTTCTTCGGCTTAGGCGCATCAGTTATGGAGAAACTGGGCGCTGGTACAGTGCAACTGCCGGGTGGCGAAATCTTTGGCGCACTTGAGAAAGGTGCAATCGATGCCTCTGAGTTCTCTCAACCAGCTATCGATGAACGCTTAGGCTTCCACAAAGTAGCAAAATACAACTACTTCCCAGGTTGGCACCAACAATCCACCATCTTTGAACTGTTGATTAACAAAGATACTTGGAACGAAATGAGCCAAACCCAACATGACGCTATCGAAACCACGTGTATGGCATCGATGACTTATTCGATTGCAGAAGGTGAAGCAATTCAGTTTACCGCGATGGAAAAAGCGAAACAAAATGGCGTAGAAATTCGCTACTGGAGCAAAGAGATGTTGGATTTGTTCAAGAAAACTTGGCTAGAAGTGGTTGAAGAGAAAAAATCTGAAGATCCTTTCTTCGATAAAGTATGGACTGACCTAAGCACATTCCGCCAGGGATATGCGTTGTGGCAAGCGAACGGTTTCCTACCACGCGCAACTCTAGAGTAA
- a CDS encoding cache domain-containing protein: MGFVRNRKLTVNIILLSIVPLIIVVAIVAAILFSQAKQLVEDQVQLTRNNILAAKKQELQQYVEMAVKSIMPYYHDESLSEEHAKQIVAEKLSQLTYGVDGYFFVYNWKGDAIVLPYQPERIGVNWWEVEDVKGKKLLQELIRVGRAGGGFVDYLWHKPSTKEPLPKLSYAISLDKWQWMVGTGVYLDDIERQVSHMQNGYDQNVGRTSSALFFVMLISISVIAALGASLNLNIRRLANEQLSVLNQQIIDSQENERQRVSRELHDGVNQLLVAAKYRLDNVGKELHQEQQVRELDASKRVMEQAIVELRRISRDLRPPQLDDLGLVAGIEAYINDMRQRTELELVFEHDIDGVEMVQEVETTLYRVIQEAVHNVEKHAQAQGVDIIMQREGQLLILTVSDDGIGIAPTIAKPGKRNKPNLEHMGLQNMKDRIHAIGGTFAVSSIPGEGTEIRVSLNMEFV, translated from the coding sequence ATGGGCTTTGTCAGGAACAGAAAGCTAACCGTTAACATCATTTTACTGTCGATTGTTCCCTTGATTATTGTGGTGGCGATTGTCGCTGCGATTCTTTTTAGCCAAGCAAAACAATTAGTTGAAGATCAAGTTCAGCTCACTAGAAACAATATTCTGGCTGCCAAAAAACAAGAGTTGCAGCAGTACGTAGAAATGGCAGTAAAAAGTATCATGCCTTACTACCATGATGAGTCGTTGAGTGAAGAACACGCCAAGCAGATTGTTGCCGAAAAATTGAGCCAGTTAACATATGGCGTTGATGGTTACTTCTTTGTTTATAACTGGAAAGGTGATGCCATAGTACTGCCTTATCAGCCAGAACGTATTGGCGTTAACTGGTGGGAAGTTGAGGATGTAAAAGGCAAAAAGCTGCTGCAAGAGTTGATTCGCGTGGGCAGGGCGGGCGGCGGTTTTGTCGATTATTTATGGCACAAGCCATCAACTAAAGAGCCGCTTCCCAAGCTCAGTTACGCAATTTCATTAGACAAATGGCAGTGGATGGTAGGAACCGGCGTCTATCTGGATGATATCGAGCGTCAAGTCTCTCATATGCAAAACGGCTACGACCAAAACGTAGGCAGAACCAGCAGCGCGCTGTTCTTTGTCATGTTGATATCCATCTCTGTTATTGCCGCTTTAGGCGCTTCCTTAAACTTGAACATACGCCGCTTGGCGAATGAACAACTCAGTGTTTTGAACCAGCAGATCATCGACTCTCAGGAAAATGAACGTCAGCGAGTATCCCGTGAGTTGCATGACGGTGTTAATCAGCTTTTAGTCGCAGCGAAATATCGTTTGGACAACGTTGGGAAAGAATTGCATCAAGAACAACAAGTGAGAGAGCTAGACGCCAGTAAGCGAGTAATGGAACAAGCAATTGTTGAACTTCGTAGGATCTCTCGAGATTTAAGACCACCTCAGTTGGATGACTTGGGATTGGTTGCAGGTATTGAAGCTTATATTAACGACATGCGTCAACGTACTGAATTGGAGTTGGTGTTTGAACACGACATTGATGGTGTCGAGATGGTTCAAGAGGTTGAAACAACCTTATATCGCGTGATTCAGGAAGCAGTACATAACGTCGAAAAACATGCTCAGGCTCAGGGTGTTGACATCATTATGCAGCGAGAAGGGCAACTACTGATTTTAACGGTGAGCGATGACGGAATCGGTATCGCACCGACCATAGCAAAACCGGGGAAACGTAATAAACCAAATTTGGAACATATGGGGTTACAGAATATGAAGGATCGTATTCACGCCATTGGCGGAACGTTCGCCGTATCAAGCATACCGGGCGAAGGTACGGAAATTCGCGTCAGCTTAAATATGGAGTTTGTATGA
- a CDS encoding response regulator, translating to MIKLVLADDHRLMQDGLKSRLEREDNLEILSCVGTGADALKATLTLKPDVLLLDINMPNMNGIEMLEKLSQSKSETAVIMLSMHDSKDYVVRSVKAGAKGYVLKDVGSEELVMAINQVAQGRSYLCPQASDRLLEQINDKPEPKDDELSKREFDVLKLIVNGAGNKEIADTLHISVRTVETHRLRIKKKLGATSTAALVKLALDKGLVS from the coding sequence ATGATTAAGTTGGTACTTGCTGATGATCATCGCTTAATGCAGGACGGTTTGAAATCTCGTTTAGAGAGGGAAGACAATCTTGAGATTCTGTCTTGTGTCGGTACGGGGGCTGATGCACTCAAAGCGACACTTACACTCAAACCGGATGTGCTTTTGCTGGACATTAATATGCCCAACATGAACGGCATCGAGATGCTTGAAAAGCTTTCCCAATCTAAGTCAGAAACCGCAGTGATTATGCTGTCGATGCACGACAGTAAAGACTACGTGGTTCGCTCGGTAAAAGCGGGAGCAAAGGGCTATGTGTTGAAAGATGTGGGTTCTGAAGAGTTGGTGATGGCGATTAATCAGGTAGCTCAGGGGCGTTCTTATCTTTGCCCTCAAGCATCTGACCGTTTGCTTGAACAAATCAACGATAAACCAGAACCGAAAGACGATGAACTCTCCAAGCGCGAGTTTGATGTTCTCAAACTTATTGTCAATGGAGCAGGGAACAAAGAGATAGCTGACACGCTACACATCAGTGTGAGAACCGTTGAAACACATCGATTGAGAATAAAGAAAAAGCTTGGTGCTACCTCTACCGCTGCGCTGGTTAAACTTGCGTTAGATAAAGGGCTGGTAAGCTGA
- a CDS encoding LysR family transcriptional regulator, protein MTGKLLSSRQPILDKIVFFCAVLRTGSFREAALQQGLSPAAGSRWVKELEEAMSVELIKRSTRQLVATQAGQLLYERFSPLLPDINNLCEEVQNLAAEQQGEIKISSTPLFARQYLTKIVAEYMEMHPQVHFRIFIEAGDFDPLTIDFAFRATANYDGDISPDSLIVRKRVLTEPLYLCASKHYLQEHGVPETPEFLTQHRCLYARTLLGGNRWSFELNGKQEFVTIQDTLECDNSEMLLDFAMEHAGIAYLPHSLVHKCIESGDLIQILPDYRCASFDIDLLYRPRSPMPERCARFKQYLLERVSAMRSEGMF, encoded by the coding sequence ATGACAGGGAAATTGCTCTCCAGTCGCCAGCCAATCTTGGATAAGATTGTCTTTTTCTGTGCGGTGCTGAGAACGGGTTCATTTCGCGAAGCGGCTCTTCAACAAGGGCTTTCACCTGCTGCGGGAAGCCGCTGGGTGAAAGAGCTCGAAGAGGCAATGTCCGTTGAACTTATCAAAAGAAGCACACGACAATTGGTGGCGACTCAGGCTGGGCAGCTTCTTTACGAACGCTTCTCTCCGCTGCTGCCGGACATCAACAATCTGTGTGAAGAGGTTCAGAACCTTGCGGCTGAGCAGCAAGGCGAAATAAAAATATCTTCAACGCCTCTGTTTGCGCGCCAGTACCTGACGAAAATCGTGGCTGAATACATGGAAATGCATCCTCAAGTGCATTTCCGAATCTTTATTGAAGCGGGAGACTTTGATCCTCTCACTATCGATTTTGCATTCAGAGCCACAGCCAATTATGACGGCGACATCTCTCCAGATTCTTTGATTGTGCGAAAGCGCGTTCTTACGGAACCACTTTATCTCTGCGCTTCAAAACACTATTTGCAGGAACATGGTGTGCCTGAAACCCCTGAGTTTTTAACACAGCATCGTTGCCTGTACGCGAGAACTCTATTGGGAGGAAATCGCTGGAGCTTTGAACTGAATGGCAAGCAAGAATTCGTGACCATTCAGGACACACTAGAGTGTGACAACAGTGAAATGCTGCTCGATTTCGCGATGGAACACGCGGGAATTGCTTATCTACCTCATTCACTGGTGCACAAGTGCATTGAAAGTGGCGATTTGATTCAGATCTTGCCCGATTATCGTTGCGCCAGCTTTGATATTGACCTTTTGTATCGTCCTCGTTCGCCGATGCCCGAGCGTTGTGCTCGCTTTAAACAGTACTTGTTAGAGCGAGTGAGTGCTATGCGCAGCGAAGGGATGTTCTAG
- a CDS encoding acyl CoA:acetate/3-ketoacid CoA transferase has translation MVKQLTAEQAAQWIENGQSVMLGGFIGSVVPEAIERAIGERFQQSGLPKDLTLVFAAGQGDGKSRAINHLAQQGLVKRAIGGHWGLVPKLQQLVVDNLIEGYNLPQGVISHLLRDSAAGKPGLFTKVGLGTFVDPRIEGGKLNSITSQDWVRVAEIDGEEYLFYKKLPIDVAILRGTTADENGNITMEDECLIVESLAAAQAATNNNGKVIVQVKQIVPAGTLDPHLVKIPGIFVDAVVVCEDLSEHMQTFASQMNPEFIGRGNKPSHSKITASNVEQTVEAVIDAKTIIARRAALELKVNSVLNLGIGAPEYIAKVAQQAGILDKFTLTVEPGAVGGSPASGLDFGASAFPDAIIGQDQMFDFYDGGGVDQAFLGLAQCDAKGDINVSRFGTKIAGCGGFINITQNAKEVYFCGTFTAKGLDVQVEGGQLQITTEGSQSKFISKVEQITFSAYQALKANKPVLYITERAVFRMVAQGIELIEVAPGIDVDRDILHHMAFKPLISPELTTMDSAIFQPQFSINLHSD, from the coding sequence GTGGTTAAACAACTTACAGCAGAGCAAGCAGCGCAATGGATTGAAAACGGGCAGTCAGTCATGCTCGGAGGCTTTATTGGCAGTGTAGTACCTGAAGCCATCGAACGTGCCATTGGTGAACGGTTTCAACAGTCAGGTTTGCCGAAAGATCTCACTCTGGTTTTCGCTGCTGGTCAGGGCGATGGTAAATCACGAGCTATTAATCATCTTGCACAGCAAGGTTTGGTGAAAAGAGCCATTGGTGGACACTGGGGGCTTGTACCTAAACTGCAACAGCTAGTGGTAGATAATCTGATCGAAGGCTACAACCTGCCTCAAGGCGTAATTTCTCATCTGCTACGTGATAGCGCAGCCGGCAAGCCTGGTTTGTTTACCAAAGTTGGATTGGGCACTTTCGTCGACCCGCGTATTGAAGGTGGAAAGCTCAATTCCATTACGTCGCAAGACTGGGTGCGAGTCGCGGAAATCGATGGTGAAGAGTATCTATTTTACAAAAAGCTTCCTATTGATGTGGCGATTTTGCGTGGCACAACCGCCGATGAAAACGGCAATATCACCATGGAAGATGAGTGTCTGATTGTTGAAAGCCTCGCCGCGGCGCAGGCTGCAACCAACAACAATGGCAAAGTGATTGTTCAGGTTAAGCAAATCGTACCCGCAGGTACGCTAGACCCACATCTGGTCAAAATTCCGGGCATATTCGTTGATGCGGTTGTAGTGTGTGAAGACCTAAGCGAGCACATGCAGACGTTTGCGAGCCAAATGAATCCTGAGTTTATCGGGCGTGGCAACAAACCATCTCACAGCAAAATTACAGCCTCGAATGTTGAACAAACGGTTGAAGCTGTCATCGACGCGAAAACCATTATTGCCCGACGTGCAGCGTTGGAACTGAAAGTAAACTCAGTACTTAATCTTGGCATTGGTGCGCCTGAATATATTGCGAAAGTCGCTCAGCAAGCGGGCATTCTGGATAAATTCACTCTGACGGTGGAACCGGGCGCCGTGGGTGGCTCTCCAGCCAGTGGATTAGATTTTGGTGCTTCCGCATTTCCTGACGCCATTATCGGACAAGATCAAATGTTCGACTTCTATGATGGTGGTGGCGTCGATCAAGCGTTTTTAGGGCTTGCTCAATGTGATGCTAAAGGTGATATCAATGTCTCCCGATTCGGCACCAAAATCGCCGGATGTGGCGGATTTATCAATATTACGCAAAACGCCAAAGAGGTGTATTTCTGTGGCACTTTCACCGCCAAAGGTTTGGATGTTCAGGTGGAAGGTGGGCAACTGCAAATCACTACTGAAGGTAGCCAAAGTAAGTTCATCTCCAAAGTCGAGCAAATCACCTTCAGTGCCTATCAGGCATTAAAAGCGAATAAGCCAGTGCTTTACATCACTGAAAGGGCGGTATTTCGAATGGTAGCGCAAGGTATAGAGCTGATAGAAGTTGCTCCGGGTATTGATGTTGACCGCGACATACTCCATCACATGGCGTTTAAGCCTTTGATTAGCCCTGAGTTAACAACAATGGATAGCGCCATTTTCCAACCCCAATTTTCTATAAATCTGCACTCTGACTAG
- the fabG gene encoding 3-oxoacyl-ACP reductase FabG gives MFQNKICIVTGAAQGIGKAVVERFYSQGAEMVYALDMNDKALMEAYSHIERVVPVTINICDRAAIAELVASIQAQFGRVDVLVNNAGVTRDALIDKMTEADWDLVIDVNLKGVFNVTQAVAPLMMENNYGSIVTMSSVVGTDGNIGQSNYAATKGGVIAMSKSWAKEFSRKGAQVRSNCVAPGFIETPMTADLPEKVLNMMKVKTPLGRMGTTEDIANGVEFLASDKSSFITGQVLKIDGGLVL, from the coding sequence ATGTTTCAAAACAAGATATGTATTGTCACAGGTGCCGCACAAGGAATCGGTAAAGCAGTGGTTGAGCGTTTTTATTCTCAAGGCGCTGAAATGGTCTATGCATTGGACATGAATGATAAGGCGCTGATGGAAGCTTATTCCCATATTGAGCGAGTCGTACCTGTCACTATCAATATCTGCGACAGAGCTGCGATTGCAGAGCTTGTCGCCAGTATTCAAGCTCAATTCGGACGAGTGGATGTGCTTGTTAACAACGCCGGTGTCACGCGTGATGCTCTAATCGATAAGATGACGGAAGCGGACTGGGATTTAGTCATTGATGTCAATTTGAAGGGTGTGTTTAACGTTACCCAAGCGGTTGCCCCTTTAATGATGGAAAACAACTATGGCTCTATCGTAACTATGTCTTCTGTTGTTGGTACTGATGGCAACATTGGTCAAAGCAATTACGCAGCAACTAAAGGTGGCGTGATTGCAATGAGCAAAAGCTGGGCGAAAGAGTTTTCACGCAAAGGTGCGCAAGTGAGATCAAACTGTGTTGCTCCTGGCTTTATCGAAACACCAATGACGGCGGATCTTCCTGAAAAAGTTCTCAACATGATGAAAGTGAAAACACCGTTAGGGCGCATGGGAACCACCGAGGATATCGCCAATGGCGTAGAGTTTTTGGCAAGTGATAAGTCGAGTTTTATTACCGGACAAGTACTAAAAATTGACGGTGGATTGGTGCTCTAA